One genomic region from Candidatus Lernaella stagnicola encodes:
- the rsxE gene encoding electron transport complex subunit RsxE, translating to MALVGKKTRKIFWTGFWEDNPVFRQILGICSTLAVTNLIVNTAIMNIGLVFVTVMSSATVSLLRNVTPRRIRMMVQVLIIAAYVIAFDLVLKAYLPDISKALGAYVGLIITNCIIMGRAEAFAGSNKVWPSIVDGFASGLGYAAIMFAIAFPREILGFGTLFYGTPLQLTLFGDGFTKWIIMVMAPGAFFTLAIVIWIIRGWTGRTGENEK from the coding sequence ATGGCGCTGGTCGGCAAAAAAACGAGGAAGATTTTCTGGACCGGATTCTGGGAAGACAACCCGGTATTTCGGCAGATTCTCGGGATTTGCTCGACGCTGGCGGTGACCAACCTGATCGTCAACACGGCGATCATGAACATCGGGCTGGTGTTCGTCACGGTGATGTCCAGCGCGACGGTGAGCCTGCTGCGCAACGTCACGCCGCGCCGTATCCGCATGATGGTGCAGGTGTTGATCATCGCCGCGTACGTCATCGCCTTCGACCTGGTGCTCAAGGCCTACCTGCCCGACATCAGTAAGGCGCTGGGCGCGTACGTGGGCCTGATCATCACGAACTGCATCATCATGGGGCGGGCCGAGGCCTTCGCGGGATCGAACAAGGTGTGGCCGTCGATCGTGGATGGCTTCGCCAGCGGCCTGGGTTACGCGGCGATCATGTTCGCTATCGCCTTCCCGCGCGAGATCCTCGGTTTCGGCACGTTGTTCTACGGCACGCCGCTGCAGTTGACGCTGTTTGGCGATGGCTTCACGAAATGGATCATCATGGTGATGGCGCCGGGCGCGTTTTTCACGCTGGCGATTGTCATTTGGATCATCCGCGGCTGGACCGGCCGTACGGGTGAAAACGAGAAATAA
- a CDS encoding FMN-binding protein — MSAKKKGFTKTRAFSAVYMFAISSLFAGVLSVLAVTTNPIVETNKKLATNRSIVGVFDLTGISDATSNAELEKVIAEQIRSLWVVEEDGKLRLTTTPPGPQATVFKRVWAVVDKSGTPTAYSFVVGGKGFWGPVEGLISVEPDGKTIRSVVWTKHSETPGLGARIEEDQYRAKFRGKLATPEFKVVPDGTMGQDPHKLDAITGASQTTVAGLGVFLPRDFAQWRRVFPLLREHFDDSPATAADADQQG; from the coding sequence ATGAGCGCCAAGAAGAAAGGCTTCACCAAGACGCGCGCCTTTTCCGCGGTGTACATGTTTGCGATCAGCTCTCTTTTCGCGGGCGTTCTGTCGGTGCTCGCGGTGACGACCAACCCGATCGTGGAGACCAACAAGAAGCTGGCGACCAACCGGAGCATCGTGGGCGTGTTCGACTTGACCGGCATTTCCGACGCCACCTCGAACGCCGAACTGGAAAAGGTGATCGCCGAACAAATCCGCTCGCTCTGGGTCGTTGAAGAAGACGGCAAGCTGCGACTGACCACTACCCCTCCCGGCCCGCAGGCAACCGTCTTTAAGCGCGTGTGGGCGGTGGTAGACAAAAGCGGCACGCCGACGGCGTATTCCTTCGTCGTGGGCGGCAAGGGTTTTTGGGGACCGGTCGAAGGGCTGATTTCCGTGGAGCCGGACGGCAAGACGATTCGCTCGGTCGTGTGGACCAAGCACAGCGAAACGCCCGGCCTGGGCGCGCGGATCGAGGAAGATCAGTATCGCGCCAAGTTCCGCGGCAAGCTGGCGACGCCGGAATTCAAGGTCGTACCCGACGGCACCATGGGCCAAGACCCGCACAAGCTCGACGCCATTACCGGCGCGTCGCAAACGACGGTGGCCGGGCTCGGCGTTTTTCTGCCCCGTGATTTCGCGCAATGGCGGCGGGTGTTTCCTTTGCTGCGAGAGCATTTCGACGATTCGCCCGCGACGGCGGCGGACGCGGATCAACAAGGATAG
- a CDS encoding RnfABCDGE type electron transport complex subunit D: MADQTQPAPETRPTFLGFTKPKRGWIQIQKPMIGTTLALAPAALWGIYSFGWRVLAMLALSFALSILTEGLFTWRQGKPVTSSVFVTATLFALILPPSLPLWMAAVGIVFAVVFGKMVFGGFGNNAFNPAMVGRAFLYITFPVQMTARWNAATDAFPRGLDNWLVDTFTGATPLVAVEQGQAFDYVDAALGFIPGSAGEISFVLVAAGGAYVMLRKWAAWQSVLATALFAVGLQTAFYFTGNLGINSETPVNPLYMVLTGGFALGLFFMVTDPVSSANTNIGRWVYGAIIGISTVVIRTFGQFAEGFMFAVLLGNTFAPIIDYTVRERQRAKKAAAKAKADAAKGATP; the protein is encoded by the coding sequence ATGGCTGACCAAACGCAACCCGCCCCGGAAACCCGGCCCACCTTCCTCGGTTTCACCAAGCCCAAACGCGGCTGGATTCAAATCCAAAAACCGATGATCGGCACCACGCTGGCCCTGGCGCCGGCGGCGCTGTGGGGCATCTACAGTTTCGGCTGGCGCGTGCTGGCGATGCTGGCGCTCTCGTTTGCGCTCAGCATCCTCACCGAAGGCCTGTTCACCTGGCGGCAGGGCAAGCCGGTGACCTCGTCCGTATTCGTCACCGCCACGCTCTTCGCCCTGATCCTGCCGCCCAGCCTGCCGCTGTGGATGGCCGCCGTGGGCATCGTGTTCGCAGTGGTGTTCGGCAAGATGGTCTTCGGCGGCTTCGGCAATAACGCCTTCAACCCGGCGATGGTCGGCCGCGCCTTCTTGTACATCACCTTCCCCGTGCAGATGACCGCCCGCTGGAACGCCGCGACCGACGCCTTCCCCCGCGGCCTGGACAACTGGCTCGTCGACACCTTCACCGGGGCCACGCCGCTGGTCGCCGTCGAGCAGGGGCAGGCCTTCGATTACGTCGACGCCGCGCTGGGCTTCATCCCGGGGTCGGCGGGCGAGATCAGCTTCGTGCTGGTGGCGGCGGGCGGCGCGTACGTCATGCTGCGCAAGTGGGCCGCGTGGCAAAGCGTGCTGGCCACGGCCCTGTTCGCCGTGGGTTTGCAGACGGCGTTCTATTTCACCGGCAACCTGGGCATCAACAGCGAAACGCCGGTGAACCCGCTCTACATGGTGCTGACGGGCGGCTTCGCGCTCGGCCTCTTTTTCATGGTGACCGACCCGGTCAGCAGCGCCAACACGAACATCGGCCGTTGGGTGTACGGGGCGATCATCGGCATCTCGACGGTGGTGATCCGCACCTTCGGCCAGTTCGCCGAGGGCTTCATGTTCGCGGTGCTGCTGGGCAACACCTTCGCGCCGATCATCGACTACACCGTGCGCGAGCGGCAGCGCGCCAAAAAAGCCGCCGCGAAAGCCAAGGCCGACGCCGCCAAAGGGGCGACGCCATGA